In Marinobacter sp. LQ44, the following are encoded in one genomic region:
- a CDS encoding hydrogen peroxide-inducible genes activator: MTLTELRYVVTLARERHFGRAAERCHVSQPTLSVAVKKLEDELGIPLFERSKSSIRVTEVGQRIIEQAQRVLDQVGVIKDMAQDGKNQLNSPLKVGAIYTIGPYLFPHLLPELRRAAPEMPLYIEENYTANLRQKLRHSDLDAIIIALPFEEPEVVTLPLYDEPFVVLLPADHPLTAKDQITAEEMSKEQLLLLGPGHCFRDQVLESCPPLVDAITKRTDNGQPELVTEGSSLETIRHMVASGLGITVLPLSAATAIKYQEDILAVRPFAPPVPFRTVALAWRVTFPRPKAIDVLSLAASQCRVMEKAKTATPVVAERA; this comes from the coding sequence ATGACACTCACCGAGTTACGATACGTCGTTACGCTTGCCCGGGAAAGGCATTTTGGCCGCGCGGCAGAACGTTGTCACGTCAGCCAACCCACGTTGAGTGTGGCGGTTAAAAAGCTGGAAGATGAGCTCGGCATTCCGTTATTTGAACGGAGCAAAAGCAGTATCCGCGTGACGGAAGTGGGCCAGCGGATTATCGAGCAGGCCCAGCGGGTTCTGGATCAGGTGGGTGTCATCAAGGACATGGCCCAGGACGGTAAGAATCAGCTGAACTCACCGCTCAAGGTGGGTGCCATCTATACCATTGGTCCCTATCTGTTTCCGCACCTGTTGCCGGAGTTGCGCCGCGCTGCGCCGGAAATGCCGCTCTACATCGAAGAGAACTATACGGCCAACCTGCGCCAGAAACTCCGGCATTCCGATCTCGATGCCATCATCATCGCCTTGCCATTTGAAGAGCCGGAGGTGGTCACGCTGCCGCTGTATGATGAACCCTTCGTGGTGTTGCTGCCGGCGGACCACCCGCTGACGGCGAAAGACCAGATCACGGCGGAAGAGATGTCCAAAGAGCAGCTTCTGTTGTTAGGGCCGGGCCATTGTTTCCGGGACCAGGTGCTGGAATCCTGCCCGCCATTGGTTGATGCCATCACCAAGCGCACTGATAACGGCCAGCCTGAACTGGTTACTGAAGGCAGTTCTCTGGAAACCATCAGGCACATGGTGGCTTCCGGGTTAGGAATCACCGTGTTACCCCTGTCTGCCGCCACCGCCATCAAATACCAGGAAGATATCCTGGCGGTGCGCCCGTTTGCGCCGCCGGTACCCTTCCGTACGGTCGCCCTGGCCTGGCGCGTAACCTTCCCCCGCCCGAAAGCCATTGATGTGTTGTCGCTGGCGGCCAGCCAGTGCCGCGTAATGGAGAAGGCGAAAACCGCAACGCCGGTGGTTGCTGAGCGCGCCTGA
- a CDS encoding RidA family protein gives MTNKSVIQTENAPQAIGTYSQAVKAGDTVYLSGQIPLDPETMEVVAGDFAAKTRQVFENLKAVCEAAGGELKDIVKLNIYMTDLANFATVNEIMATYFQEPYPARAAVGVAALPKGVPVEMEAVMVLS, from the coding sequence ATGACCAACAAATCTGTCATCCAGACTGAAAACGCCCCCCAGGCGATTGGTACATACTCCCAGGCGGTAAAAGCCGGGGACACCGTGTATTTGTCTGGCCAGATTCCGCTGGACCCGGAAACCATGGAAGTGGTCGCAGGTGACTTCGCCGCCAAGACCCGCCAGGTGTTTGAAAACCTGAAGGCCGTGTGCGAGGCCGCAGGCGGTGAGCTGAAAGACATCGTCAAACTGAACATTTACATGACCGACCTGGCCAACTTTGCCACCGTGAATGAAATCATGGCGACCTATTTCCAGGAACCCTACCCGGCACGGGCTGCCGTGGGCGTGGCAGCGTTGCCGAAAGGTGTGCCTGTGGAAATGGAAGCCGTGATGGTGCTCAGCTAA
- the recG gene encoding ATP-dependent DNA helicase RecG, with translation MTSLDDISVTQLKGVGSALAGTLAKLGIHSIQDLLFHLPYRYEDRTRVVPMGSLRIGDIAVVEGEVMKADLVMGRRRSLQVTLRDDSGFLVMRFFHFNAAQKNQLTEGARVRCFGEVRPGRAGYEFYHPEYQVNPPPMPAAGEATLTPVYPLTEGIQQPRVRGLCQQALGYLARFPIKDWLPPSLLSDYQLPGISEAVKLVHSPPANAPVHLLMEGRHPAQQRLVMEELLAHQLSLLQVREQIQARAALPLLPNGDLPEQFLEQLPFSLTGAQKQVMKEIRQDLSQRVPMLRLVQGDVGSGKTVVAALAALQAIGSGAQVALMAPTEILAEQHFRNFQGWLAPLGIELAWLSGKVKGKARQEALAAVASGQAQVAIGTHALFQDEVQFHRLALVIVDEQHRFGVHQRLALREKGVGGQLAPHQLIMTATPIPRTLAMSAYADLDTSVIDELPPGRKPIETVVLPDTRRNDIVERVRTACRQGRQAYWVCTLIEESEALQCQAAEVTAQELAERLPDLKIGLVHGRLKAVDKAGVMERFKDGELDLLVATTVIEVGVDVPNASLIIIENPERLGLAQLHQLRGRVGRGEQASFCVLMYHPPLSNNGKARLQALRDSQDGFFIAEKDLEIRGPGEVLGTRQTGLMQFRLADFERDKGWIEPVKAMAPALMRQPAIVSALIRRWLGENIRYGEV, from the coding sequence ATGACGTCACTGGACGACATTTCCGTTACCCAGCTCAAGGGCGTAGGAAGCGCCCTCGCGGGAACACTCGCCAAGCTGGGTATCCATTCCATTCAGGACCTCCTGTTTCATCTGCCCTATCGCTACGAAGACCGAACCCGCGTTGTCCCCATGGGCAGTTTGCGTATCGGCGACATTGCGGTGGTTGAAGGCGAAGTCATGAAGGCCGACCTGGTCATGGGGCGCCGTCGATCGCTTCAGGTTACCCTGCGCGATGACAGTGGTTTTCTGGTGATGCGGTTCTTCCACTTTAACGCGGCTCAGAAAAATCAGCTGACGGAAGGCGCTCGGGTTCGTTGTTTCGGCGAGGTTCGCCCCGGCCGGGCCGGTTATGAGTTCTATCACCCCGAGTACCAGGTCAATCCACCACCCATGCCAGCTGCTGGTGAGGCGACACTGACTCCGGTCTATCCACTGACCGAGGGCATTCAGCAGCCCCGGGTGCGAGGCCTGTGCCAGCAGGCCCTGGGGTACCTGGCCCGTTTCCCGATCAAGGACTGGTTGCCGCCATCGTTGTTGTCTGATTACCAGCTGCCGGGTATTTCCGAAGCGGTCAAACTGGTGCACTCCCCGCCTGCCAATGCCCCGGTGCATCTGCTGATGGAGGGTCGACACCCGGCCCAGCAGCGCCTGGTGATGGAGGAATTGCTGGCCCATCAACTCAGCCTGCTGCAGGTGCGTGAGCAGATTCAGGCCCGGGCGGCGCTACCACTGTTGCCAAACGGTGACTTGCCAGAGCAGTTTCTGGAGCAACTCCCGTTCAGCCTGACTGGCGCCCAGAAGCAGGTGATGAAGGAGATCCGGCAAGATCTCAGTCAGCGGGTGCCCATGCTGCGCCTGGTCCAGGGGGATGTTGGCTCGGGCAAGACCGTGGTGGCGGCTCTGGCAGCACTACAAGCCATTGGTTCGGGTGCCCAGGTAGCACTGATGGCACCGACCGAGATTCTGGCCGAGCAGCATTTCCGGAACTTCCAGGGTTGGCTTGCCCCTTTAGGAATTGAGCTTGCCTGGTTGTCTGGCAAGGTCAAGGGCAAGGCCCGGCAGGAGGCGCTGGCAGCGGTTGCCTCGGGCCAGGCGCAGGTGGCCATCGGCACCCATGCGCTGTTCCAGGACGAGGTCCAGTTCCATCGTCTGGCCCTGGTGATTGTTGATGAACAACACCGTTTTGGTGTGCACCAGCGCCTGGCGCTTCGTGAGAAGGGCGTCGGCGGTCAGTTGGCCCCCCATCAGTTGATCATGACCGCAACACCGATCCCCCGAACCCTGGCCATGAGCGCTTACGCCGACCTGGACACCTCAGTGATTGACGAACTGCCGCCCGGCCGGAAGCCGATAGAAACCGTTGTGCTGCCGGATACCCGCCGTAATGATATTGTTGAACGGGTGCGCACCGCCTGCCGTCAAGGTCGTCAGGCGTATTGGGTGTGCACGCTGATTGAGGAATCCGAAGCGCTGCAGTGCCAAGCCGCGGAGGTGACCGCGCAGGAACTGGCGGAACGATTACCGGATCTGAAAATCGGATTGGTCCACGGCCGGCTCAAAGCCGTAGATAAGGCCGGCGTAATGGAGCGCTTCAAAGACGGCGAACTGGATTTGCTGGTAGCCACCACCGTGATTGAGGTGGGGGTTGATGTGCCCAATGCGTCGCTGATCATCATTGAGAACCCAGAGCGCCTCGGGTTGGCGCAACTGCATCAGCTGAGGGGGCGTGTGGGCCGGGGGGAACAGGCCAGTTTCTGTGTATTGATGTACCACCCGCCGTTGTCGAATAACGGAAAAGCACGGTTGCAGGCGCTCAGAGACAGCCAGGACGGTTTCTTTATTGCCGAGAAAGACCTCGAGATTCGTGGCCCGGGTGAAGTTCTGGGTACCCGCCAGACAGGCCTGATGCAGTTCAGGCTTGCGGACTTTGAACGGGACAAAGGCTGGATTGAACCGGTCAAGGCGATGGCGCCGGCGCTCATGCGACAGCCAGCGATAGTATCCGCTCTGATCAGGCGGTGGCTCGGTGAGAATATTCGGTACGGCGAGGTGTGA
- a CDS encoding NAD-dependent epimerase/dehydratase family protein, whose translation MAMTDRKHSARILVAGCGKLGGDIASLLAETAEVFGLRRNPHKVPPGVTGIGADLTQPDTLKGKLPESIDAVVYCLTPSSYDEQGYRDAYVTGLQNLINALGPKPLTRLLFISSTSVYAQNDDSWVDERSEAKPNRVTGQLILEGEQTALNSIHPATVVRFSGIYGHSRQRFLEEVLEGRMNPEPPAPFSNRIHEQDAARAVAWLTEKAIKGEPLDDLYIGSDCEPVRLDDVVAWVRQQVPCKDPVEGARKGGRAGSKRCSNQRLLATGFEFRYPDYQAGYRELIDGLS comes from the coding sequence ATGGCAATGACGGATCGCAAACATTCAGCGCGCATCCTGGTGGCGGGCTGTGGCAAGCTGGGCGGCGATATAGCCTCCTTGCTGGCCGAGACGGCTGAAGTGTTCGGCTTGCGCCGGAACCCGCACAAGGTACCACCCGGAGTTACCGGCATAGGCGCCGACCTGACCCAGCCAGATACGCTGAAAGGCAAGCTACCAGAGAGTATTGATGCGGTGGTCTATTGCCTGACACCCTCAAGCTACGACGAACAGGGTTACCGGGATGCCTACGTCACCGGACTGCAGAACCTGATCAATGCCCTGGGTCCGAAACCATTAACCAGACTCCTGTTCATCAGCAGCACCAGCGTGTACGCCCAGAACGATGACAGCTGGGTGGATGAACGCAGTGAGGCGAAGCCCAACCGCGTTACCGGGCAACTCATTCTCGAAGGCGAACAGACCGCCCTGAACAGTATTCACCCGGCCACCGTGGTCCGGTTCAGCGGCATTTACGGCCACAGCCGGCAACGCTTTCTGGAGGAGGTTCTTGAAGGGCGAATGAACCCAGAGCCCCCTGCGCCGTTCAGCAACCGGATTCACGAGCAGGATGCGGCCCGGGCGGTCGCCTGGCTGACAGAAAAAGCCATAAAGGGAGAACCACTGGACGATCTCTACATTGGTAGTGATTGCGAGCCGGTGCGGCTGGATGACGTGGTAGCGTGGGTTCGGCAGCAGGTGCCGTGTAAAGATCCAGTGGAGGGTGCCCGTAAGGGCGGCAGAGCCGGAAGCAAGCGGTGCAGCAATCAGCGCCTGCTGGCCACCGGCTTTGAGTTCCGGTACCCCGATTACCAGGCAGGATACCGGGAACTCATCGACGGCCTTAGCTGA
- a CDS encoding DUF2489 domain-containing protein, whose product MPRGLQLVIIVLGLAAIGILLFYIWRQARAISEHRLRQKKSEEFRAKRRDEMIESIRIIAMAVEEDQVEYSEACLRLKGLLDHVAPDLLEKSPFRVFQEVHDKIQHMPTHRARQATDTRFVEKMDKERHAVEQAHSDEVRRAATAIRHHRFD is encoded by the coding sequence ATGCCCAGAGGGCTCCAGCTGGTCATCATCGTTCTTGGCCTGGCGGCCATCGGCATTCTGCTGTTCTACATCTGGCGCCAGGCCAGGGCGATTTCGGAACATCGGTTGCGCCAGAAGAAGTCTGAGGAGTTCCGGGCCAAACGCCGGGACGAGATGATCGAGAGCATCCGGATTATTGCTATGGCGGTCGAGGAAGACCAGGTGGAGTACTCCGAGGCGTGCCTTCGGCTGAAAGGTCTGTTGGACCACGTTGCCCCGGACCTGCTGGAAAAATCGCCGTTCCGGGTATTTCAGGAGGTTCACGACAAGATTCAGCACATGCCGACTCACCGGGCCCGGCAGGCCACCGACACCCGGTTTGTCGAGAAGATGGATAAAGAGCGCCATGCCGTCGAACAGGCTCATTCAGACGAGGTGCGCCGGGCCGCAACCGCCATAAGGCATCATCGTTTCGATTGA
- a CDS encoding HDOD domain-containing protein: protein MELPVSVQQALGDSAAGVSLRNANQVQPQHLLRMVLLNDSEGNLQAICRRDDLLDLEALNKQLGRDLRMMQRREQVRVRQRSGLQELPALPSLTGWPTVVDQRVDELESVALELADEKLAIMMPAVDFHQLTAKAERHDFAVDTSTISVNLDNHGADRDQLHSALKKFTGLRIQQRLEDTLELPPLPETAQRIIHLRVNPNAVMGDLVDVVESDPSLAAQVVSWASSSFYAAAGQVRSVHDAVSRVLGFDLVMNLAMGLALGRALKHPKDHPDGYVDYWQQAIWQAQSAGILASMMPRGRRPMFGLAYLAGLLHNFGHLVLAQVFPPHFKLVCRSLEVNPHIDSSVIEHYLLGITREQISAQLMENWGMPDEVTLAIRYQKNPSYDGPHSDYARLLWLGRQLLTERGVALGAGKLADASVYEELGLDREAVEEQFDELVNSKDSIMAMAGMMGQGS from the coding sequence ATGGAGCTCCCTGTTTCGGTTCAGCAAGCGCTTGGCGACAGCGCCGCAGGGGTGTCGCTGAGAAACGCGAACCAGGTTCAGCCGCAGCACTTGTTGCGTATGGTGCTGCTGAACGACAGCGAGGGTAACCTGCAGGCTATTTGCCGGCGGGATGATTTGCTGGATCTGGAAGCGCTGAACAAACAGCTTGGCCGTGATCTGAGAATGATGCAGCGTCGCGAGCAGGTCCGGGTGCGCCAGCGCTCAGGGCTGCAGGAACTGCCTGCCTTGCCATCATTGACCGGTTGGCCGACCGTGGTCGACCAACGGGTGGACGAACTGGAATCCGTGGCCCTGGAATTGGCGGATGAAAAGCTGGCAATCATGATGCCAGCGGTGGATTTTCACCAACTGACAGCCAAGGCCGAACGCCATGACTTTGCAGTGGATACCAGCACCATTTCTGTGAATCTCGACAATCACGGTGCTGATCGGGACCAATTGCATTCTGCGCTGAAAAAATTTACCGGCCTGCGCATTCAGCAACGGCTGGAGGATACCCTGGAATTGCCGCCACTGCCTGAGACCGCCCAGCGCATTATTCACCTTCGGGTAAACCCGAACGCGGTGATGGGTGACCTTGTGGATGTGGTAGAGAGTGATCCCAGCCTGGCAGCCCAGGTAGTAAGCTGGGCCTCGTCCTCGTTTTATGCCGCAGCGGGGCAGGTGCGCTCAGTTCACGATGCGGTGTCGCGGGTGCTGGGCTTTGATCTGGTGATGAACCTTGCCATGGGCCTGGCCCTGGGGCGGGCACTCAAACACCCGAAAGACCATCCGGATGGCTACGTGGATTACTGGCAGCAGGCCATCTGGCAGGCCCAATCGGCTGGCATTCTGGCGAGCATGATGCCCAGGGGCCGGCGCCCCATGTTTGGCCTGGCGTATCTGGCGGGCTTGCTGCACAACTTTGGCCACCTGGTGCTGGCCCAGGTGTTTCCTCCCCATTTCAAGCTGGTTTGCCGCTCCCTGGAAGTGAACCCGCATATCGATTCCAGCGTGATCGAGCATTACCTGCTGGGCATCACCCGTGAGCAGATCTCCGCCCAGCTGATGGAAAACTGGGGTATGCCGGACGAAGTAACCCTAGCTATTCGCTATCAAAAGAATCCCTCCTACGATGGCCCCCACAGCGATTACGCCCGATTGCTTTGGCTGGGGCGTCAGTTGCTGACGGAGCGAGGGGTGGCCCTTGGGGCGGGAAAGCTGGCTGACGCTTCCGTATACGAGGAGCTGGGTCTGGATCGCGAGGCTGTGGAGGAACAGTTCGATGAACTGGTCAACAGCAAAGACAGCATTATGGCCATGGCCGGCATGATGGGCCAGGGCTCGTAA
- a CDS encoding molybdopterin oxidoreductase family protein, whose translation MQNGTHYRTCHLCEAMCGVAIEVKEGKIASIKGDEQDPLSQGHICPKAVALQDLHEDTERLRKPIRKTADGWQEMSWDEAFDLVAERLTDVRKRHGRNSIGVYLGNPNVHNHGTLMTTMPFLHAIGTQNRFSATSNDQLPHMLASLEMFGHQILFPIPDIDNTDLFICIGGNPMASNGSLMTVPDVRGRIKALKQRGGKLVVIDPRRTETAKLADQFHFVRPGTDALLLMAMVHTLFAENLVNAGAAERLVKDMDLLRLAALGFSPEAVSDATGISAKDIRQLARDLANTRKAALYTRMGTSTQAFGATTTWLAYCLNILTGKLDIPGGVLFTQPAVDLVALGALSGQNGHFAKRHSRVRGLPEFAGEYPSSTMADEMLTPGDGQIRAFVTVAGNPVLSNPNGQRLDEALEGLEFMVSVDYYLNETTRHADVILPPTAALERSHYDLIFSMFAVRNVAKYSEALFEPVPDARHDWQILLELAHRLEKARKGGRLPLRSELGWKAFKALGPDPILDAMLRTGPYGANLGKAGKLIQPALDLAIDSLPKRHPLKGLAKLSPLNRRWQDLPKGLSLSLLKDYPSGVDLGPLQPSLPERLYTRDGKIQLAPRRYLADVERLKALLEHGKTNDLQLIGRRHVRSNNSWMHNSQRLVKGKSRCTMMIHPADAKARGLADGQQAEIGSGGRSVVLPVEVTEDIMPGVVSIPHGWGHHRPGTGQSTAAAHAGASINDVLNDADVDPVSGTSVLNGQVVSVKVWQTEAQRKQA comes from the coding sequence ATGCAAAACGGCACACACTACCGTACCTGTCATCTTTGTGAGGCCATGTGTGGCGTCGCCATTGAGGTGAAAGAGGGCAAGATTGCCTCCATCAAGGGTGACGAGCAGGACCCGCTCAGCCAGGGCCATATCTGCCCGAAAGCTGTGGCCTTGCAGGATTTGCATGAGGATACCGAGCGTCTGCGCAAGCCGATCCGTAAAACCGCCGACGGCTGGCAGGAGATGTCCTGGGATGAAGCCTTTGACCTGGTGGCCGAGCGGCTCACAGACGTTCGTAAACGCCACGGCCGCAACAGCATCGGCGTTTACCTGGGCAACCCCAATGTACATAACCACGGCACCTTGATGACCACCATGCCGTTTTTGCATGCCATTGGCACCCAGAACCGGTTCTCGGCCACCTCCAACGACCAGCTTCCGCATATGCTGGCCAGCCTGGAAATGTTCGGGCACCAGATCCTGTTCCCGATTCCGGACATCGACAACACCGACCTGTTCATCTGCATTGGCGGCAACCCGATGGCTTCCAATGGCAGCCTGATGACGGTGCCGGACGTACGCGGGCGGATCAAAGCCCTGAAACAGCGCGGCGGCAAGCTGGTTGTGATCGACCCCCGCCGCACGGAAACCGCCAAACTCGCGGACCAGTTCCACTTTGTTCGCCCCGGCACTGATGCCCTGCTGCTGATGGCCATGGTACATACCCTGTTTGCGGAAAACCTGGTCAATGCCGGTGCGGCGGAGCGGCTGGTGAAAGATATGGACCTGCTGCGGTTGGCTGCGCTGGGATTCAGCCCCGAGGCTGTCTCGGACGCCACAGGCATTTCTGCCAAGGACATTCGTCAATTGGCCAGGGATCTGGCAAACACCCGCAAGGCCGCTCTGTATACCCGCATGGGCACCAGCACCCAGGCGTTCGGCGCCACCACTACCTGGCTGGCCTACTGCCTCAACATCCTGACCGGCAAACTGGATATTCCGGGCGGTGTTCTGTTTACCCAACCCGCTGTTGATCTGGTGGCGCTGGGTGCCCTGTCCGGCCAGAATGGGCACTTTGCCAAGCGACACAGCCGGGTTCGCGGGTTGCCGGAGTTTGCCGGCGAGTACCCGTCCAGCACCATGGCCGACGAAATGCTCACCCCCGGCGACGGGCAGATCCGTGCATTCGTAACCGTTGCCGGGAACCCGGTTCTGTCGAACCCTAACGGCCAACGGCTGGACGAGGCCCTCGAAGGTCTCGAGTTTATGGTGTCGGTGGATTACTACCTGAACGAAACCACCCGGCACGCCGACGTGATACTGCCGCCCACCGCCGCGCTTGAACGCAGCCATTACGATCTGATTTTCAGCATGTTTGCTGTGCGTAACGTGGCCAAATACAGTGAAGCCCTGTTTGAGCCGGTACCCGACGCCCGCCACGACTGGCAGATCCTTCTGGAATTGGCCCACCGCCTGGAAAAAGCCCGCAAAGGCGGACGGTTGCCGCTACGCTCCGAGCTGGGCTGGAAGGCATTCAAAGCCCTGGGGCCAGACCCGATTCTGGACGCGATGCTGCGTACCGGCCCCTACGGTGCCAACCTGGGCAAAGCAGGCAAGCTGATTCAGCCGGCACTGGACCTGGCCATTGACAGCTTGCCCAAGCGCCACCCGCTGAAGGGCCTGGCCAAACTCAGCCCACTGAATCGACGTTGGCAGGATTTACCCAAGGGTTTGTCATTGTCACTGCTGAAAGACTATCCCAGCGGCGTTGATCTCGGCCCCCTGCAACCCTCGCTGCCAGAGCGCCTGTATACCCGGGATGGCAAGATACAGCTGGCACCACGCCGATACCTTGCCGATGTGGAGCGACTGAAAGCCTTGCTGGAGCATGGCAAAACCAATGACTTGCAGCTGATCGGCCGGCGCCATGTGCGCAGTAATAACTCCTGGATGCACAACAGTCAGCGCCTGGTGAAAGGCAAAAGCCGTTGTACGATGATGATACACCCGGCCGATGCCAAGGCCCGTGGGCTGGCTGATGGCCAGCAGGCGGAAATCGGCTCCGGTGGCCGATCGGTAGTCCTGCCTGTGGAAGTGACCGAAGATATCATGCCCGGCGTGGTGTCCATCCCCCATGGTTGGGGGCATCATCGCCCGGGCACCGGCCAGTCCACGGCAGCGGCCCATGCTGGCGCCAGCATCAACGATGTGCTGAACGACGCCGATGTGGACCCGGTTTCCGGCACCTCCGTGTTGAATGGGCAGGTAGTGAGTGTCAAAGTCTGGCAAACTGAGGCGCAACGCAAGCAGGCCTGA
- a CDS encoding RelA/SpoT family protein, translating into MSEEATVEELAKELSSYLDTSRINQVRRAYYYAEQAHEGQMRKSGDRYITHPLAVAHILAELRLDHQSLMAAMLHDVIEDTGIPKDALTEQFGEDVAELVDGVSKLTQIEFRSRAEAQAENFQKMTLAMAKDIRVILVKLADRLHNMRTLGPMPYEKRQRIATETLDIYAPIANRLGMHAISTELEDLGFSSLYPMRSRYISKAVDKLRGSHREIIDEIRGKLQEKLEERGLPGRIQGREKHLNSIYNKMKFKQKSFHEIMDVYAFRIITDTEDDCYRILGAVHSLYKPLPGRFKDYIAMPKANGYQSLHTTLFGMHVNIEIQIRTEEMEHIANNGIAAHWMYKTDDSGVTNINQSRVDRWVKGLMEMRERADDSMEFIEHVKVDLFPDEIYVFTPKGRIMELPSGATSVDFAYAIHTDIGNAAVACRINRNLASLSQPLQSGQTVEIITAPGAKPNPAWLSFVVTGKARSSIRHVLKTRKRAESIELGRTLLKKSLKGFGAKLADISDAQKQAVVNHNQVNSFDDLIGDIGLGNRMAYLVARQLVSGNEALDGPANLENVEVDKQGAVTIRGTEGMLVRFANCCKPIPGDPVVGMMDSGNGMVIHSDTCSRLPEDDEGRARLTHLKWAKDITDEFSVELRVELERQRGVIAEMANAVAMADGNIERINVEEQNAKFGIVSLVVHVNGRKHLARVMRRVRNIRAVTHISRVRH; encoded by the coding sequence GTGTCGGAAGAGGCAACGGTTGAAGAACTGGCCAAAGAGCTCAGTTCGTATCTGGATACCAGTCGCATCAATCAGGTGCGGCGGGCTTACTATTACGCGGAGCAGGCCCATGAAGGCCAGATGCGTAAAAGTGGCGACCGTTATATTACTCACCCTCTGGCCGTAGCCCACATCCTTGCCGAGCTGAGGCTGGATCATCAAAGCCTGATGGCGGCCATGCTCCACGATGTTATTGAAGACACCGGAATTCCCAAAGATGCGCTGACCGAGCAGTTCGGTGAAGACGTCGCTGAGCTGGTGGATGGTGTATCGAAACTGACCCAGATTGAATTCCGCTCCCGGGCGGAGGCTCAGGCCGAGAACTTCCAGAAAATGACCCTGGCCATGGCCAAGGATATCCGGGTCATCCTGGTCAAACTGGCCGACCGCCTGCACAACATGCGCACGTTGGGGCCGATGCCCTATGAAAAGCGCCAGCGCATTGCCACCGAAACCCTGGATATCTATGCCCCGATTGCGAACCGGCTCGGGATGCATGCCATCTCCACAGAGCTGGAAGATCTTGGTTTTTCTTCACTGTACCCGATGCGGTCCAGGTACATTTCCAAGGCCGTCGATAAGCTGCGGGGCAGCCACCGGGAGATCATCGATGAGATTCGGGGCAAACTGCAGGAGAAGCTGGAAGAGCGTGGTCTGCCCGGGCGCATTCAGGGCCGGGAGAAACACCTGAACTCCATCTACAACAAGATGAAGTTCAAACAGAAATCCTTCCATGAAATCATGGATGTGTACGCGTTTCGCATCATCACAGACACGGAAGACGACTGTTACCGCATTCTGGGTGCCGTGCACAGCCTCTACAAACCGCTGCCGGGCCGCTTCAAAGACTACATTGCCATGCCCAAGGCCAACGGCTACCAGTCGTTGCACACAACCCTTTTCGGGATGCACGTCAACATCGAGATCCAGATCCGCACCGAGGAAATGGAGCATATCGCCAATAATGGGATTGCCGCGCACTGGATGTACAAAACCGACGATTCCGGAGTCACCAACATCAATCAGTCCAGGGTTGATCGATGGGTGAAAGGTTTGATGGAAATGCGGGAGCGGGCGGATGACTCCATGGAGTTCATCGAGCACGTTAAGGTGGATCTGTTCCCTGATGAGATCTATGTGTTCACCCCCAAAGGGCGCATCATGGAGTTGCCCAGCGGTGCGACATCGGTGGATTTTGCCTACGCCATTCACACCGATATCGGTAACGCTGCGGTTGCCTGCCGGATCAACCGCAATCTCGCCTCCCTCAGCCAGCCGCTGCAAAGTGGCCAGACCGTCGAGATCATCACCGCGCCCGGCGCCAAGCCGAACCCCGCCTGGTTGAGCTTTGTGGTCACCGGTAAGGCCCGCAGCAGCATTCGACATGTGTTGAAAACCCGCAAACGGGCAGAGTCCATCGAACTGGGCAGAACCCTGCTGAAGAAGTCCCTGAAAGGATTCGGTGCCAAACTGGCGGACATCAGCGACGCCCAGAAGCAGGCCGTGGTCAACCACAATCAGGTCAACAGTTTTGATGATCTGATTGGTGATATCGGGCTGGGCAATCGTATGGCCTACCTGGTGGCCCGGCAGTTGGTATCTGGCAACGAAGCCCTGGATGGTCCGGCCAATCTGGAGAATGTTGAGGTCGATAAACAGGGTGCGGTGACCATTCGTGGCACCGAAGGCATGCTGGTGCGCTTTGCCAACTGCTGCAAGCCGATTCCGGGCGACCCAGTGGTCGGCATGATGGATTCCGGCAACGGCATGGTCATTCATTCGGACACATGCTCCCGCCTGCCGGAAGACGACGAGGGCCGTGCCCGCCTGACCCACCTGAAATGGGCCAAAGACATTACCGATGAGTTCTCAGTGGAGCTGCGCGTAGAGCTGGAGCGCCAACGCGGTGTGATTGCAGAAATGGCCAACGCCGTTGCCATGGCCGATGGCAACATCGAGCGGATTAACGTGGAAGAGCAGAATGCCAAGTTCGGTATTGTCAGCCTGGTGGTTCACGTGAATGGCCGTAAACACCTGGCACGGGTGATGCGCCGGGTGCGCAACATTCGGGCGGTGACCCACATCAGCCGGGTTCGCCACTGA